The proteins below are encoded in one region of Reichenbachiella sp. 5M10:
- a CDS encoding VanZ family protein: MKSKITSYIPPALFFMFILWMILSADLDHQNLIMDIGHSVPHGDKVGHFLLFGILALLTNMALKFRRTSLASRKFHMGSLLVFAFAICEEFTQLAFQTRTFDWVDMLFDLFGIGLLSSISFRRFLVHQFQTLTHYLARKLHVD, translated from the coding sequence ATGAAATCCAAAATCACCTCTTACATCCCTCCTGCTTTATTCTTCATGTTCATCCTATGGATGATTCTGTCGGCAGATCTAGATCACCAGAATCTCATCATGGACATAGGACATAGTGTACCTCATGGGGACAAGGTGGGGCATTTTCTTCTTTTTGGAATCCTCGCGTTGCTGACCAATATGGCTCTGAAGTTTAGAAGGACTTCTCTTGCTAGTCGCAAGTTTCATATGGGCTCATTGCTGGTCTTTGCCTTTGCGATCTGCGAGGAGTTTACACAGCTGGCCTTTCAGACGAGAACGTTCGATTGGGTAGACATGCTTTTTGACCTGTTTGGAATTGGCCTACTCTCTTCTATTTCATTCAGAAGATTCTTGGTTCATCAATTTCAA